One region of Natronobacterium texcoconense genomic DNA includes:
- a CDS encoding undecaprenyl diphosphate synthase family protein, which translates to MGLYERYLALRIRRHEAGPPDHVALVITERDLLEQGAYDTLTDFFEWAVDYASLVTVYVSVLDLEAVPALRRELETIDAPREVAVRGPEDRTPADAPIQIGIGLGGKHEFTSAVRTLAESVEAGELAPEEIDDEAVETHLVFPAEPDLVIKTGAERLSDFMIWQSVYSELYFTDVNWRDFRKRDFLRAVREYCNRSRRFGR; encoded by the coding sequence GTGGGACTGTACGAACGCTATCTCGCCCTCCGGATCCGCCGTCACGAAGCCGGGCCGCCGGACCACGTCGCGCTCGTCATCACCGAACGCGACCTGCTCGAGCAGGGCGCCTACGACACGCTGACCGACTTCTTCGAGTGGGCTGTCGACTACGCGTCGCTCGTGACCGTCTACGTGAGCGTCCTCGACCTCGAGGCCGTCCCCGCCCTGCGTCGGGAACTCGAGACGATCGACGCGCCCCGCGAGGTCGCCGTTCGCGGGCCCGAGGATCGGACGCCGGCGGACGCACCGATCCAGATCGGAATCGGACTCGGCGGGAAACACGAGTTCACGAGCGCGGTCCGGACGCTCGCGGAGAGCGTCGAAGCAGGTGAACTTGCGCCCGAAGAGATCGACGACGAGGCAGTCGAGACGCATCTGGTCTTCCCCGCGGAGCCGGATCTGGTGATCAAGACCGGTGCGGAGCGCCTCTCGGATTTCATGATCTGGCAGTCGGTCTACTCGGAACTGTACTTCACCGACGTCAACTGGCGGGACTTCCGCAAGCGGGACTTCCTGCGGGCCGTGCGTGAGTACTGCAATCGGTCGCGGCGGTTCGGTCGGTGA
- a CDS encoding DUF7847 domain-containing protein, translated as MAVIAAFKDGWTALLENPILLAAGFVYAVGSQLVTVGELTGSLAVSVVASVAWFLLFPFVLGGLIGAALEAVRGAETSFGRFLGTGRQYYLRLLLATVLFAVLVFGFVIVTMIPSFVAGFGVVGLAGIDETAAIGAGILLFVGYVLLVAFFIMFIQFYDAAIVVDEESTLAAFSRSVGLVRRNLLSVIGYSILWAVLLNLLLVPEYLLQATIDEAPFLPAIDPTVAQLLLIPAGIVLGTFAFAYLYTVHTAYYVRIALGEDDGADGTAGVQTPPAD; from the coding sequence ATGGCAGTGATAGCCGCCTTCAAAGACGGTTGGACAGCCCTCCTCGAGAACCCGATCCTGCTCGCTGCCGGTTTCGTCTACGCAGTCGGCAGCCAGCTCGTGACGGTCGGCGAGCTAACGGGATCGTTGGCCGTCAGCGTCGTCGCGTCGGTCGCGTGGTTCCTGCTGTTCCCGTTCGTCCTCGGTGGACTCATCGGAGCCGCACTCGAGGCCGTTCGGGGAGCGGAGACGTCGTTCGGCCGGTTTCTCGGCACGGGAAGACAGTACTACCTTCGGCTGCTGCTCGCGACGGTGTTGTTCGCGGTGCTCGTCTTCGGGTTCGTCATCGTCACGATGATTCCGTCGTTCGTCGCCGGATTCGGCGTGGTCGGACTGGCGGGGATCGACGAGACCGCTGCGATCGGTGCCGGTATCCTCCTGTTCGTGGGATACGTGTTGCTCGTGGCGTTTTTCATCATGTTCATCCAGTTCTACGACGCTGCGATCGTCGTCGACGAGGAGTCGACGCTGGCTGCCTTTTCGCGAAGCGTCGGCTTGGTTCGCCGGAACCTATTGAGCGTGATCGGCTACTCGATCCTCTGGGCGGTGCTGTTGAATCTGCTGCTGGTCCCCGAGTACCTGCTGCAGGCGACGATAGACGAAGCGCCGTTCCTGCCCGCGATCGATCCGACCGTCGCCCAGTTGCTCCTGATCCCCGCGGGAATCGTCCTCGGAACGTTCGCCTTCGCGTACCTCTACACCGTCCACACGGCGTACTACGTTCGGATCGCACTCGGCGAAGACGACGGTGCTGACGGAACAGCCGGGGTGCAGACGCCCCCGGCCGACTGA
- a CDS encoding ArsR/SmtB family transcription factor → MSKLLPTRTDATVQRSGDPAVLCIDDEETQAVFSALSSETAYEVFQLLNEEPATPTAIAGRLELSIQNVQYHLENLQDAGLIEVADTCYSEKGREMDVFVVSTEPTLVFLGTDDDRASLRRAFKAFSSLVGPPAILLAIGETLSRLLAGE, encoded by the coding sequence ATGTCGAAACTACTCCCGACGCGAACCGACGCCACCGTCCAGCGAAGCGGCGATCCGGCAGTGTTGTGTATCGACGACGAGGAGACGCAAGCGGTCTTTAGCGCGCTCTCGTCGGAAACAGCGTACGAGGTCTTCCAGTTGCTAAACGAGGAGCCGGCGACGCCGACGGCGATCGCCGGCCGACTCGAGCTGTCGATCCAGAACGTCCAGTACCACCTCGAGAACCTTCAGGACGCGGGCCTGATCGAGGTCGCCGACACCTGTTACTCCGAGAAGGGCCGCGAGATGGATGTCTTCGTCGTCTCGACCGAGCCGACGCTCGTCTTCCTGGGGACCGACGACGATCGTGCCTCCCTCAGACGAGCGTTCAAGGCGTTCTCGTCGCTCGTCGGCCCGCCGGCGATCCTGCTCGCGATCGGTGAAACGCTCTCGCGACTGCTTGCCGGTGAATGA
- a CDS encoding cation:proton antiporter, producing the protein MFDSLSGFPLEDPIYVFTLALAAFLVGPLLIKRLGQPGIVGIVLLGVLIGPDGTGLVAHGDAIELLGTVGLVYLLFTVGLELNLRGFFRAPENAAVFGLTSFFLPLTVGVFVCTSVLGFDFWPALLLSAVFASHTLLAYPIVNRYDVTQNDAVTAVFGGILFTDTLALTLLAIVLGVADGGGLSPLLIGQVFSSLILLFATVWLVVPPIARWFFYNLSDESYFEFLFVLVFVFASASLAEILGIDGILGAFVAGVAFNRLIPQGSTLMNRIEFVGNAFFIPFFLLHVGMLVNVGVILDGPQTLQIATVIIATMIGTKFVAAWTVGELLDFDRTERGVMFGLSSGQAAAALAITILGVEAGLFGAAELNAVVLMLLVTALVSPWITERYSRRLAVSDDADPEREDAVDPRILLPLPPDSENRRDLLEFGFLLRDESGTNPIHLLSVVRPSWSGDTESNVEEVESQLRDLAEFAYAAEAPLEIETRVNHNVASGIARGALETRSDHVIMGWNPSKTFGEKVFGSIIDQVLDWTTLPVSVTHFGHPVNTTGHLRVIVPRSIDHHDGFYEGVYKVKRLADKLGVPITVYVFEEQTNRYQQLFDFVEIDVSAEFETVSGWDDLQSELRDVTESNDLVVTLSSRVGGVGWDDELEALPNRLVELPSRSFVVFYLREGEPDYDSQFLRID; encoded by the coding sequence ATGTTCGACTCACTGTCAGGATTCCCGCTCGAGGACCCAATCTACGTATTTACGCTCGCGCTGGCTGCCTTTCTCGTCGGGCCGTTGCTCATCAAACGGCTCGGTCAGCCGGGAATCGTCGGAATCGTTCTCCTTGGGGTGTTGATCGGGCCTGACGGCACCGGGCTGGTCGCACACGGCGATGCGATCGAACTGCTCGGAACCGTCGGACTGGTCTACCTGCTGTTTACGGTCGGACTCGAACTCAATCTCCGTGGCTTCTTCCGTGCACCCGAAAACGCCGCCGTATTCGGGTTGACGAGTTTCTTCCTGCCGTTGACTGTGGGCGTATTCGTCTGTACGTCAGTCCTGGGATTCGACTTCTGGCCAGCACTCCTGCTCTCAGCGGTGTTCGCCTCGCACACGCTTCTGGCCTACCCAATCGTCAACCGCTACGACGTCACGCAAAACGACGCCGTCACGGCCGTCTTCGGCGGTATCCTGTTTACCGATACGCTCGCGCTGACACTGCTCGCGATCGTCCTCGGCGTCGCCGACGGCGGCGGACTCTCTCCACTCCTGATCGGCCAGGTGTTTAGCTCCCTCATACTCCTGTTCGCGACCGTCTGGCTCGTCGTCCCGCCGATCGCCCGGTGGTTCTTCTACAACCTTTCAGACGAGAGTTACTTCGAATTCCTCTTCGTACTCGTCTTCGTCTTCGCCAGTGCGAGTCTCGCCGAAATCCTCGGCATCGACGGAATCCTCGGCGCATTCGTCGCCGGCGTCGCGTTCAACCGCCTGATCCCACAGGGCAGTACGCTGATGAACCGCATCGAATTCGTCGGGAACGCATTTTTCATTCCCTTCTTCCTGTTGCACGTCGGAATGCTCGTCAACGTCGGCGTAATACTGGACGGTCCACAAACGCTCCAAATCGCGACAGTCATCATCGCAACGATGATCGGTACGAAGTTCGTCGCCGCCTGGACCGTCGGCGAACTTCTCGACTTCGATCGGACCGAACGCGGCGTCATGTTCGGCCTCTCGAGCGGACAGGCTGCTGCCGCGCTGGCGATCACGATCCTCGGCGTCGAGGCCGGCCTCTTCGGTGCGGCCGAACTCAATGCAGTCGTCCTAATGTTGCTCGTGACCGCGCTGGTCAGCCCGTGGATAACCGAACGATACAGCCGCCGGCTCGCAGTATCCGACGACGCCGATCCCGAACGCGAGGACGCGGTTGACCCTCGAATCTTGCTCCCGCTTCCACCAGACTCCGAAAACCGACGGGATCTCCTCGAGTTCGGGTTCTTGCTCCGAGACGAGTCGGGAACGAACCCGATTCACTTGCTCTCGGTCGTCCGGCCAAGCTGGAGCGGAGATACGGAGTCGAACGTCGAGGAAGTCGAAAGCCAGCTCCGGGATCTCGCCGAGTTCGCCTACGCGGCGGAAGCACCGCTCGAGATCGAAACGCGCGTCAACCACAACGTGGCCTCGGGGATTGCACGCGGCGCACTCGAGACGCGATCGGACCACGTCATCATGGGATGGAATCCGAGCAAGACTTTCGGCGAGAAGGTGTTCGGGAGTATCATCGATCAGGTACTCGACTGGACCACGCTTCCGGTCTCGGTCACGCACTTCGGTCACCCGGTGAACACGACCGGCCACCTGCGAGTGATCGTTCCGCGAAGTATCGATCACCACGACGGCTTCTACGAGGGGGTGTACAAGGTCAAGCGACTCGCGGACAAACTCGGCGTCCCGATCACGGTCTACGTCTTCGAAGAGCAGACCAACCGGTACCAGCAACTGTTCGATTTCGTCGAGATCGATGTCTCGGCCGAGTTCGAAACGGTCTCCGGCTGGGATGACCTCCAGTCCGAACTCAGAGACGTCACCGAGTCTAACGACCTCGTCGTGACGCTCTCGTCGCGGGTCGGTGGCGTCGGCTGGGACGACGAACTGGAAGCACTCCCGAATCGGCTCGTCGAACTGCCGTCGCGCTCGTTCGTCGTGTTCTACCTGCGGGAAGGTGAGCCCGACTACGACTCGCAGTTCCTCCGGATCGACTGA
- the uppS gene encoding polyprenyl diphosphate synthase, giving the protein MKRWVRQRVDDVYERLLSREIAGAPTHVAVIQDGNRRYARKQGEDAPDGHRAGAKTTERVLEWCQDVGVEELTLYAFSTENFERPEEENEALFDLLCEKLREFADADRVHDNEVCIRAIGETEMLPERVQEAVDYAERQTREYDQFVLNIALAYGGRSRLLEATRDVAAEVESGDLEPDDIEVETIEQRLYDRPVRDVDLIIRTGGDERTSNFLPWHANGNEAAVFFCTPYWPEFSKTDFLRGIRTYEHRAESWRRTRARRALALLGALGDTELPEARSIVGRFRDSLPTSERPAEGELSMAEDVDGGEPVAD; this is encoded by the coding sequence ATGAAGCGGTGGGTCCGTCAGCGCGTCGACGACGTCTACGAACGCCTGCTCTCCAGAGAGATCGCCGGCGCGCCGACACACGTCGCAGTGATTCAGGACGGGAACCGCCGGTACGCTCGCAAACAGGGCGAGGACGCCCCCGACGGGCATCGTGCGGGCGCGAAGACGACCGAACGCGTCCTCGAGTGGTGTCAGGACGTCGGCGTCGAGGAACTGACCCTGTACGCGTTCTCGACGGAGAACTTCGAGCGTCCCGAGGAGGAAAACGAGGCGCTGTTCGACCTGCTCTGTGAGAAACTCCGGGAGTTCGCCGACGCCGACCGCGTCCACGACAACGAGGTCTGCATCCGGGCTATCGGCGAGACGGAGATGCTCCCCGAACGCGTCCAGGAGGCCGTCGACTACGCCGAACGCCAGACCCGCGAGTACGACCAGTTCGTGCTCAACATCGCACTCGCGTACGGCGGTCGTTCGCGACTGCTCGAGGCCACCAGAGACGTCGCGGCCGAAGTCGAGTCTGGCGACCTCGAGCCCGACGACATCGAGGTCGAGACGATCGAACAGCGGCTGTACGACCGGCCGGTGCGAGACGTCGACCTGATCATCCGGACCGGCGGCGACGAGCGCACCTCGAACTTCCTGCCCTGGCACGCAAACGGCAACGAGGCTGCGGTCTTCTTCTGTACTCCCTACTGGCCCGAGTTCTCGAAGACCGACTTCCTCAGGGGTATTCGGACGTACGAACACCGCGCGGAATCCTGGCGACGCACTCGAGCGCGGCGGGCGCTGGCCCTGCTGGGAGCACTCGGCGATACCGAACTGCCGGAGGCTCGATCGATCGTCGGCCGCTTTCGCGACTCGTTGCCGACTTCGGAACGCCCCGCCGAAGGGGAGCTTTCGATGGCCGAGGACGTCGACGGCGGCGAGCCGGTCGCGGACTGA
- a CDS encoding DUF5778 family protein has product MADAIDDDLYQRTKALLEPGEIDLNGAIVHTDYDGSEDVKMMQATIDVGDVIAEHSGYEPTDCYVYSGNDDPDFSSNQHQGLTLDDEEFVWECQQLLREGSFDVVIYYRASADHEAILEEIRELGFDVTGVEGE; this is encoded by the coding sequence ATGGCAGACGCGATCGACGACGACCTCTACCAGCGAACGAAGGCACTGCTCGAGCCGGGAGAGATCGATCTCAACGGTGCGATCGTCCACACCGACTACGACGGCAGTGAGGACGTCAAGATGATGCAGGCGACGATCGACGTCGGCGACGTCATCGCCGAACACTCGGGGTACGAGCCGACCGACTGCTACGTCTACTCGGGCAACGACGATCCCGACTTCTCTTCAAACCAGCACCAGGGGCTGACCCTCGACGACGAGGAGTTCGTCTGGGAGTGCCAGCAACTGTTGCGCGAAGGGAGTTTCGACGTCGTCATCTACTACCGGGCCAGCGCCGACCACGAGGCGATCCTCGAGGAGATCAGGGAACTGGGCTTCGACGTGACCGGCGTCGAGGGTGAGTGA
- the hemA gene encoding glutamyl-tRNA reductase, whose product MTSAGVVTAARVTHESGSVDDLAAASPEDQRTAVTTLCSLPEIEEAYVLSTCNRVEAYVVATDGAVGRAALEEFFTGVDDDAIVESRHEESLRHLLRVATGLESVVLGEDQIIGQVRDAYEDARSAGGIGPMLEAAVTKAIHVGERARTETEINEGVVSLGSAATKLAAGSIDLEGTTSLVVGAGEMGRLAARSLTDADVDELLIANRTVSRAEELAATLEADTETVETRAVPLESLATVAGDADVVVTATGSADPVLEPRHLEADGTEQVVVDLGQPRDVAPAADSLATVTVYDLDDLESITEETRRQRAEAAREVESMVDHELELLQDQYKRARADEVIAAMYESANRIKDRELEKAFSRLEGDEDGELSDAQREVVESMADTLVSQLLAPPTRSLREAAAEDDWGTINTALQLFDPHFGDEIGALPFGEEQRSDVALEASDD is encoded by the coding sequence GTGACCAGCGCCGGCGTCGTCACCGCTGCGCGGGTCACCCACGAGAGCGGGAGCGTCGACGACCTCGCCGCCGCCAGTCCGGAGGACCAGCGGACGGCCGTCACCACGCTCTGCTCGCTTCCGGAGATCGAAGAAGCGTACGTCCTCTCTACCTGTAACCGCGTCGAGGCATACGTCGTCGCGACGGACGGCGCAGTCGGCCGGGCCGCCCTCGAAGAGTTCTTTACCGGCGTCGACGACGACGCTATCGTCGAATCCCGCCACGAGGAGAGCCTGCGTCACCTCCTGCGCGTCGCGACGGGCCTCGAGTCGGTCGTCCTCGGCGAGGACCAGATCATCGGCCAGGTTCGCGACGCCTACGAGGACGCCCGCAGCGCCGGTGGCATCGGCCCGATGCTCGAGGCCGCCGTCACGAAGGCGATCCACGTGGGCGAACGCGCCCGGACCGAGACCGAGATCAACGAGGGCGTCGTCTCGCTGGGCTCGGCCGCGACGAAACTCGCTGCCGGATCGATCGACCTCGAGGGAACCACTTCCCTCGTCGTCGGTGCCGGCGAGATGGGACGGCTCGCCGCCCGGAGCCTCACAGACGCCGACGTCGACGAACTCCTGATCGCGAACCGAACCGTCTCGCGCGCCGAGGAGCTAGCAGCGACCCTCGAGGCCGACACCGAAACCGTAGAGACGCGTGCGGTCCCTCTGGAATCCCTCGCGACGGTCGCAGGCGACGCCGATGTCGTCGTCACGGCGACCGGCAGCGCCGATCCCGTCCTCGAGCCCCGTCATCTCGAGGCCGACGGAACGGAACAGGTCGTCGTCGACCTCGGTCAGCCCCGCGACGTCGCGCCGGCAGCCGACTCGCTCGCGACCGTCACCGTCTACGACCTGGACGACCTCGAGTCGATCACCGAAGAGACCCGACGGCAACGCGCCGAGGCCGCCCGCGAGGTCGAGTCGATGGTCGACCACGAACTCGAACTGCTGCAGGACCAGTACAAGCGCGCCCGCGCCGACGAGGTCATCGCCGCGATGTACGAGTCCGCAAACCGGATCAAGGACCGAGAACTCGAGAAGGCGTTCTCGCGACTCGAGGGCGACGAGGACGGCGAACTCTCGGACGCCCAGCGTGAGGTCGTCGAGTCCATGGCCGACACCCTGGTGAGCCAGTTGCTCGCGCCGCCGACGCGAAGCCTTCGCGAGGCGGCCGCCGAGGACGACTGGGGGACGATCAACACGGCCCTGCAACTGTTCGATCCTCACTTCGGCGACGAGATCGGTGCGTTGCCGTTCGGCGAGGAGCAGCGTTCGGACGTCGCGCTCGAGGCGAGCGACGACTAA
- a CDS encoding 4a-hydroxytetrahydrobiopterin dehydratase codes for MADLLSDDEIEDQLPEEWQREGDEIVRSYEFDDYLHGVNFAQMVGEIAESQFHHPEIVIRYKEVEIRLTSHEEGGITDQDVEMAELIDSERESQD; via the coding sequence ATGGCTGACCTGCTTTCCGACGACGAGATCGAAGACCAACTACCCGAGGAGTGGCAACGCGAGGGCGACGAAATCGTCCGGAGCTACGAGTTCGACGACTACCTCCACGGGGTCAACTTCGCCCAGATGGTCGGCGAAATCGCCGAATCGCAGTTCCACCATCCCGAGATCGTCATCCGCTACAAGGAAGTCGAGATCCGGCTGACCTCCCACGAGGAAGGCGGCATCACCGACCAGGACGTCGAGATGGCCGAACTGATCGACTCCGAACGCGAGAGCCAGGACTGA
- the lwrS gene encoding LWR-salt protein, giving the protein MEAHYVFRVTARIEGTTPSVSVDPATAETTVTVYREAPEPGTEGWLFFRNTLWRGEVSDPEYGRQLAEEWLGDGLEVRSVAFSELRTDEAYFAALKDAIADDLEAFKAANVSEVLSKYLGSSIRVTDG; this is encoded by the coding sequence ATGGAAGCCCACTACGTGTTCCGCGTAACGGCCCGAATCGAGGGGACGACGCCGTCGGTATCGGTCGATCCGGCGACCGCCGAGACGACGGTCACCGTCTACCGCGAGGCACCGGAGCCCGGAACGGAGGGCTGGCTGTTCTTCCGGAACACCCTCTGGCGCGGCGAGGTGTCCGACCCCGAGTACGGACGACAACTCGCCGAAGAGTGGCTCGGCGACGGACTCGAGGTCAGGTCCGTCGCGTTCAGCGAACTCAGGACCGACGAGGCCTACTTCGCGGCGTTGAAAGACGCGATCGCCGACGATCTCGAGGCGTTCAAGGCGGCGAACGTCTCGGAAGTGCTCTCGAAGTACCTGGGCTCGAGTATTAGGGTTACCGACGGCTGA
- a CDS encoding HAD family hydrolase, with product MVSEYDFWLLDLDGTLVDVEWSYTRGVFDRVGDRLGYEFSDREADILWNGLTGSRDYQLKEWGLDPGEFWDAFHEEEDPFVRAEQTYLHDDAEFVADLDEPVGLVTHCQEFLCEPVLDELDIHDWFDARLCCTEQTGWKPDPAPVEHVMNELGVGHNGHQGVLAGDGACDVGAAWNAGIDAIHVERVGHERRGQCVLGDYRVRSFDELDLPQ from the coding sequence ATGGTTTCCGAGTACGACTTCTGGCTGCTCGATCTCGACGGGACCCTCGTCGACGTCGAGTGGTCCTACACCCGCGGCGTCTTCGATCGGGTGGGCGACCGGCTCGGATACGAGTTTAGCGATCGCGAAGCCGACATCCTCTGGAACGGACTGACCGGCTCTCGCGACTACCAGCTCAAAGAGTGGGGGCTCGATCCCGGCGAGTTCTGGGACGCCTTCCACGAAGAGGAAGATCCGTTCGTCCGTGCAGAACAGACCTATCTCCACGACGACGCCGAGTTCGTTGCCGACCTCGACGAACCGGTCGGGCTGGTCACCCACTGTCAGGAGTTTCTCTGCGAGCCGGTTCTCGACGAACTCGATATCCACGACTGGTTCGATGCCCGACTCTGCTGTACCGAACAGACTGGCTGGAAGCCCGACCCTGCGCCGGTCGAACACGTCATGAACGAACTCGGCGTCGGTCACAACGGACACCAGGGCGTTCTCGCAGGTGACGGTGCGTGCGACGTCGGCGCGGCCTGGAACGCCGGTATCGACGCGATTCACGTCGAACGGGTCGGTCACGAACGACGCGGCCAGTGTGTGCTCGGAGACTACCGCGTTCGCTCGTTCGACGAACTCGACTTGCCTCAGTAA
- a CDS encoding helix-turn-helix domain-containing protein yields the protein MSTIAELRLSAADTTLETTFEHVPDATFELESSVSKSRPSLWVSDVDRKRVEGAFDADPAVVSTELLVETDDRLLFDVRFTDGKGIDRLYDGLLVDGGSLLEAWGASGWWQIKTRFPDRDALCNGYDRLVEQGVDADLRRVTDVHGQSEVDTRLTPEQREALEAALEYGYFEIPRRISMEELAEELGISHQALSERFRRAYETLVNDELEPANRT from the coding sequence ATGTCGACGATCGCGGAACTTCGGCTTTCGGCCGCCGACACGACACTCGAGACGACGTTCGAACACGTACCGGACGCTACGTTCGAACTCGAGTCGTCCGTCTCGAAAAGCCGGCCGTCGCTCTGGGTGTCCGACGTGGACCGCAAGCGAGTCGAAGGGGCGTTCGACGCCGATCCCGCAGTCGTTTCGACGGAACTACTGGTCGAGACCGACGACCGGCTGTTGTTCGACGTTCGTTTTACCGACGGGAAGGGGATAGACCGCCTCTACGACGGATTGCTCGTCGACGGCGGATCGTTACTCGAGGCCTGGGGAGCGAGTGGGTGGTGGCAGATAAAGACCCGGTTTCCGGACCGGGACGCGCTCTGTAACGGCTACGATCGGCTCGTCGAACAGGGGGTCGACGCCGACCTCCGACGCGTTACCGACGTTCACGGCCAGTCGGAAGTCGACACGCGATTGACGCCGGAGCAGCGGGAGGCACTCGAGGCCGCACTCGAGTACGGCTACTTCGAGATCCCGCGTCGGATTTCGATGGAGGAGTTGGCGGAAGAACTCGGGATCTCTCATCAGGCGCTGTCCGAACGGTTCCGGCGTGCCTACGAGACGCTAGTAAACGACGAACTCGAGCCTGCGAATCGGACGTAA
- a CDS encoding molybdopterin biosynthesis protein: protein MDRKEFRDLASPEEAREAIASLSLEGGVERVSLENARGRVLVARLDAELDVPGFDRASLDGYALRARDTFGADEADPARLDVVGEVHAGEEPDVALEEGQATEISTGAVMPSGADAMVPVERTDTDGGDVLVRTSVAPGDNVMFAGADVAAGERALGPGTRVTPRDIGLLSALGIDEVPVRKRPTVGIVSTGDELVRPGEDVDSDRGEIYDVNSYTIAAGVEDAGGDPVLYPHAGDEQDEMERILRQAAEECDLVLSSGSTSASAVDVIYRVIEEQGELLLHGVAVKPGKPMLVGRLDGSDRRSSAGDSAYVGLPGYPVSAMMVFRTFVAPAIREAAGLSEPMSATVEGRMAAQERYGEGRLRLMPVGLVEDGDGETLIYPVDKGSGATTSLAEADGVVEVSPETDYLEAGESVTATLFSPDVRPPSLLGVGEDDPTLNRLLDRLENPRYLSEGSRPGLRRLRDGVPDVAVVAGPMAGDLTVATVEEDQSSEADPDAVELGQWSREWGLIVRPGNPDEIDGLDDLIDRELRFVNRTTDSGLRTSLGEAVADLADERGTARHDLVEAIDGFDLGLRAHESPARKVVAGEADAGLGLAETADRLDLEFVPIDKQRVRVLANPDRTEKASVRELEALLADDGTSFQQY from the coding sequence ATGGACCGCAAGGAGTTTCGCGACCTCGCCTCCCCCGAGGAGGCACGGGAGGCAATCGCGTCGCTGTCGCTCGAGGGCGGCGTCGAACGGGTCTCGCTCGAGAACGCCCGTGGCCGGGTACTGGTTGCTCGACTCGACGCCGAACTGGACGTACCAGGGTTCGATCGGGCAAGTCTCGACGGTTATGCGCTCCGGGCACGGGATACGTTCGGGGCTGACGAGGCCGATCCCGCTCGACTGGACGTCGTCGGCGAGGTACACGCCGGCGAGGAACCGGACGTGGCACTCGAGGAAGGGCAGGCCACCGAAATTTCGACGGGTGCGGTGATGCCGTCGGGTGCGGACGCGATGGTGCCGGTCGAGCGAACGGATACGGACGGTGGGGACGTCCTGGTCCGGACGTCCGTCGCACCGGGCGACAACGTGATGTTCGCGGGTGCCGACGTCGCGGCAGGCGAGCGAGCACTGGGGCCCGGAACGCGGGTGACGCCCCGCGATATCGGACTGCTGTCGGCGCTCGGAATCGACGAGGTGCCCGTCCGGAAACGGCCGACCGTCGGCATCGTCTCGACCGGCGACGAACTCGTTCGGCCGGGCGAGGACGTAGACAGTGATCGTGGCGAGATATACGACGTCAACAGCTACACCATCGCTGCAGGTGTCGAGGACGCGGGCGGCGACCCCGTTCTCTATCCCCACGCCGGCGACGAGCAAGACGAGATGGAACGCATTCTTAGGCAGGCTGCCGAGGAGTGTGACCTCGTGCTCTCGTCGGGATCGACCAGCGCCAGCGCGGTCGACGTTATCTACCGAGTGATCGAGGAACAGGGCGAACTGCTGCTCCACGGGGTCGCCGTCAAACCCGGGAAACCGATGCTCGTCGGCCGACTGGACGGCTCCGATCGCCGCTCGTCGGCCGGCGATTCGGCGTACGTCGGTCTGCCCGGGTATCCGGTCTCGGCGATGATGGTCTTTCGAACGTTCGTCGCGCCGGCGATCCGGGAAGCCGCGGGGCTGTCGGAGCCGATGTCTGCGACCGTCGAAGGGCGGATGGCCGCCCAGGAGCGGTACGGCGAGGGTCGCCTGCGACTGATGCCCGTCGGACTGGTCGAAGACGGCGACGGCGAGACGCTGATCTACCCCGTCGACAAGGGCAGCGGCGCAACGACCAGCCTCGCAGAGGCAGACGGTGTCGTCGAGGTGAGCCCCGAGACCGACTACCTCGAGGCCGGTGAGTCCGTGACGGCGACCCTGTTCTCGCCGGACGTTCGACCACCGTCGCTGCTCGGCGTCGGCGAGGACGACCCGACGCTGAATCGATTGCTCGACCGCCTCGAGAACCCCCGATACCTCTCGGAGGGATCGCGGCCAGGGTTGCGCCGACTCCGCGACGGAGTTCCGGACGTCGCCGTCGTCGCCGGCCCGATGGCCGGAGATCTCACGGTGGCTACTGTCGAGGAGGACCAGTCCAGCGAGGCCGATCCAGACGCCGTGGAACTCGGCCAGTGGAGCCGGGAGTGGGGGCTGATCGTGCGACCCGGTAATCCGGACGAAATCGACGGACTCGATGATCTGATCGACCGCGAACTCCGGTTCGTCAACCGGACGACCGATTCGGGCCTGCGGACGAGCCTCGGTGAAGCCGTCGCGGACCTGGCCGACGAGCGCGGAACGGCCCGCCACGACCTCGTCGAGGCGATCGACGGCTTCGACCTCGGGCTGCGAGCCCACGAGAGCCCGGCCCGGAAGGTCGTCGCAGGCGAGGCCGACGCCGGTCTCGGACTGGCAGAGACGGCCGACCGTCTCGACCTCGAGTTCGTCCCGATCGACAAACAGCGCGTCCGCGTACTCGCGAATCCCGACCGAACGGAGAAAGCGAGCGTCCGGGAACTCGAGGCGCTTCTCGCGGACGACGGAACGTCGTTTCAGCAGTATTGA